TTTGCGTCAATACAAATATTGTGCAGTACACATGTGGCTACCACGCAGTTTACAATGAATCCAATGTTTGGACcctcgaaaaattttagcctcCGGAAGCGAGTTTTAAGTAGCCCAAATGCATTCTCGACAACCATTCGAGTTGATGAATGTAAatagttaaatttattttgttgtctGGTAAGATTGCCGAAGTCTTTGAAGGGAGTAATTAAATAGGGTTTGTCCGGGTAAGCAGAATCTCCCAGTATAACACCTCCTGGTATGATTAAATCAGGCTGCTCACAAATCTTTCTATAGAAATGTGACCGACGGAAGAGACGAGCATCGTGCATTGCTCCTGGTTCACCGCAATGCACATCAATGAACTTTTTGTTAGAATCAACAATTGCTTGCATTAAAATGCtgaagtatttttttctattgtagTACGCTTCACTGTCATTCAAGGGTTTGCTTATCTGTATATGTGTTCCGTCAATGGCACCTGGCttagaaaaattagaaaagaaTTATTCAGAACAAATGGTATCTGTATACCCACCTATAACATTAGGGAAGCCTCTCATcatggaaaatttaatttgacttATTTTCATTTCAGACACAGTCGGCCACTTGATGTAGTTGTGGCTCTCCAGCACAATCCATTCGATGACTCTGTGCAAAACTCTGAAAACACTGCTCTTGGTGATATCAAATCTATCGGAAATTTGACGATATGTTTCCGTATTTGCTAAATACCAAAGCACAATGTATATTTCAAGGTTCGCAGCTATTTCCATTCGACCACCGTGAACGTCCTTAAGCTTAAAAGTATGGTATTTatctgagagaaaaaaatattttatttctagaaggAAAAGTGTAATGCAAATGTTTCTTTTCTTCCTACCAATTAAAGTTTGTGCTACTGGTCGAATAAGACGAAAATGTTGTTTAAATTGCAAATCAGTATATCTTTCAATTAACTCCAAAAAGTTCTGAACTCTTGGTTTCTTTGGTGGACGTTCTTCGTCGGATTCAGAAGATGAGTCCGATGAAGAAGAGGATGTAAATAGAAAGTCCTCTTCACTGCTTGAATCAGATAATTCAgtcttaaataaacaaaaaagtagtttagtgatttaaatagatttaataaattacaattttttcaactcaCATTGAATAAATCCattgcaaaaattctaaaaactttataattatttctttCACACCCGAAAACATtcgcaaaattattatttttgagaaacgtcaaatcaaacaacaacaatttctatttctttttactGACGCCATCTGGCGTCGACTAGTATCGTAACTACTTCGAAGAACTACTTTGTCCACaggaaaaagtagttcaaagcagccagaagtactaagcagtagataaatatttccaaaggaacgcagctataatAATGTTAGTTGGAAAGTGTTTGATTTTTACCcaagtaataatttaacttgTATAAGGTTcaatacaaactattttttgacttgtgtaagaagaaggacaagtcttatgcaaatcattttggcgcacattaccgaatttcctcaagaccttcctccacaggcaattcacaagctaatagcttgtgacgaacagcgtaaaaccattttatgcaggcctttttacaaaacaatgaaacattttagggatgttatagcttcgctaaggaaactatgatttgcattggatgttataataaggccttatggaggttgttataagatgttgaatttatgaataaaaaagaaaagattttattgagttttttttcttataatttttttctattttgttttttcttcttttttggccatgtcaatgctttttctgtcgttctgaaatgggaagaattttattttaattgaaaaagaacacattttttttaatttcacaaatggccccgccaggaatcgatcccacgtacctctgcataccaagccagcaccttaccagtagacccatgctcgaatattaaagatgagtggaaaaaagggagctaattgaaacctcacataaaaatgcaatgtttttttctaaagagttacaaacattgcatatctgcaggataaaagctttgcatacttactggtaaaaaacattgcatacttatcagatgaaaacattgcatacttacaagaacctcttggaacaggtcttatgaaagccttctgtcacttgaaaatacaaggcttctttagtacggttcaaacaggtcttataaaggtcttctttaacttatatttacaaggcttcttctaaacacttcgagatagccttaaggagacctcctttatttccaaaatggaagatttgcgtaagtaagccttaaactaaacgtatacaaactatagcttgccgaatcgaagaaaatggaccttatgcaagtaaaattgttacttgggaaccttactaaagtttaaaagctgaaatgtagcttttgtaataccttaacagaagctgaaatgttagttgggagtgttgtctgtgaatatatgtgaaagccaccacgttggtaaatgacgttaacacgacattcaccacacatcgaacacgaacacaacgatagattCACGatattcaccacacctcgcagcttgtaggcaaacgtcattagaccgctcagtttccagtcttgaTATAGTTTGTTTATGGTACGTACCAGCGATGAATGTCAAATGTTCACATGTGGAGATGTGTTCATGTTCACTTCACCAAAAGTATTTACTATGCTTTAATACTgcgccaaaaataaaattactaaatCTCAAAGAAAACCTAAAAAAGTGACAAACAATTCTTTAATTTGcttgaaatgaaaatgaacaACCTTTTTACAAACTATTCACCGCTTGGGGACACAATCCATTTACAACTATTCACCGCTTGGTGTAATTTCCGCCTGAACTCATTCATTCTCCAACTCTCCAAAAAGAAACCATTTTAGCTCAATTTTCCCCCAAAtgtcacccaaaaaaaaaaatcagctgtcacttgaaaaaaatcgTGCATTTTTACAATCGTCGTAGTCGTCCGTACCGCCGCAAGTTATtccgatataaaaaaaaaaatagatttctgTTCGTCTTcaatttgataaatttttcaatataaaaattaaaaaggttctacctttttaaaattttacaatctTGCTAGttcaagaaatataaaatattatatatatttttattaaaattataaaaaaaaaactcacttttgtGTGGAGTTTTCCCCCCGAGAGGagattacaaaagaaaaaaaaaaaatcatgaggtaatttttaatcatttttgtgcactacttttttttttgggacgaACCACAGGCACAGCCATTGCCGCCGAATCGAACAAACACCATTGCATTTtttgtgtgcgaaaaaaaaaaaatcaaatgcctCTCAAAATTGCGAAGAGTGGTAAAATTATTTAAGTCCCGTTATTATTTTTAACTGCAGTTGTCTTGaaatgaaatagaaataaaaatggatgcatttgtttttctgttatgtcggcttacaaaaaaaaaaatggaagaattagaaagaaaaaatacaaacgcTATCGTTGTCGCCGCCAAGTTGTCTATATTAAGGCATTACTTTGCATTAGCACAATTATTATGCAAAGCTCAAAGAGAACAATAATTATTCTAACCAAACTTATGcaaattagaatatttttttatcaaattcataggattttttttaaatttattaatttgatttcaattttattcatctCGGATGAGATTTATTATGTTTTGGCAatgaaagtgtttttttgttttacacgaaaaagaagaagaacgtGATGTTGTTTTGAGAGGTATTaattgaaaacttttatatgcatgaaaaagaaaatcatatcAATAAAATCCACACAAAACAaacaagtggtttggttttatttttaggaaaaatatagtttttggtACCTATTAGCGACAGTAGAACAGACTTAATTTCATCAGAAATTTCTATTTAGTTAGGCTAACGCCCATATCATCATTTTGGTAAATGTTAGGTTGGAAAAGGGTTTTATACTAAAAACAGCTCCTTGGTGGAAGCAGAGTGGTCTCTGCTTTTGCGAGAAAAAAAGTTAGCGTATCGTTTATTGTGGGAATGTAAAACTTGAGAGGGAACTTAGAATTTAGACATAACGGCACATCctctgcatattttttttttttttcgatggaaTCAAATTGAATTCATTTTTGGTAACCAATAACAATTTAGTAGTTTATGGGGATGTAGGGCGACTAATTTATATTAAGTTGCTATTTGACAGACACGACAACATGTGAAGCCTTAGTGGttgaatacaatggtgcaaatttagctgtagcttgtagtactgtcaaaattttaatgagGGAACACCCTTAAAAATGGACTGCAGCTGAGGTAAAAGTTGAAAATTCTTCAACTTGCAATATAAGCTACAGCTACACAATTGTATATGTAATTCTATATGGGCaggaaataaataatattaagctACACAATTGTATTCAGAGGGTTAAGGTGAAGGAAATAAGTGGGAGAGTTGAAGTTTAGATCATGAAGTTTGTGGAAAATGAAGAAGAGATTTATAATATTGGCATAAAGTAGATTGATTGTTCTTGGTTTATTCCTTTCCGGTTTTTCAGATGCAACTTGAAATGTTGGTTTAGGTTCAGATTTAATTGGCGACTAGCTACTGTGGAAGGCTAACTCCTTGTTAAAGTAAAAGGAAACTACATAATGAATTacttttttctttggtttattaGTTTAGGATGTCAATCgaagacaaaattatttttggctCAACCTTCCTTTAGGGTCGCACGAATTTTAATACgcgaataattttatgtgaaagATTAATgactaaaagtaataaaaataacaattttaaagttaggaaacgtgtgtttttattattaattaattttttaaagttcattttttcatacaaatgcaTGCAAATGACGAccgcgaagaaaaaaatttttttgaagttctttTTACATACCCAAACTTGTCCCCACCTCAAATCCTATAGTGagcccaagcaggggggttgcaggggggcagcatgcccccccCATACGCATCTCAACTTTTATAcgcctcaaacttcaaattcttcgtggtcgtcatttgcatacattttgtatgaaaaatttaaatatttattttttaatcatactTAGGGGTGTTTCCTAACCTTAATATTTTATAAGTATTCTATTGAGACCCTAAgggcgattttgttcactattgctcaacttgaagcaaactctcaagttaacaaacttgagagttgaattaaactcgagagttaaaacaaaagttgagaatctattttgttcactattttttttcttaactctcgagtttataaaacaaaagttggctaactttcagttttaaaaatatccctaggatatttGTGACAGCTGAAACAAATACTGCCAATTCAATGTCATTTATATCAATGTCATTTATATTTTGTgcattttttgtgtttcaaatgtgaaatttgttttaacaattatttaaaatcggcatttaactttatttcgttttattttaactcgaattttaagcaaataattttgttttttgcaaaaGTTTGAATGTGCCGTTTGACAACAAAAATTCTAAAgctatatgtatatgtatattagggtgtccgttatttcccaaagtgatgttttcgggggagacaccccctagatcgaaagcttagggcctaaataaggggaatttagcaaaaagaatttgtttgggggtcattaacccgtgcctctagggtcatactttccccatacaaatttgtatgggaaatttttaactaatacataaaattttttttctctcgcgttaaatcatatttttttttaatgtttaataattctggttggaaaacagttactttaaaagatcacattcaaaatttcccgttaaaaattttttttatattttatttcggtttttgaaattattagctgttttcgtggtttttgctttcacctatcacacaattttaaatgcagttttattgttttttaattcttttcaaatattgcattcacaaatttgtgaataaataaaaaatttcaattttttgaattttttttttttagtttttgcagtttttataataaataaatattattaaatactttacccttccttgtttgcaacttttttgatgcaattttttaggtgaataatttttaaataaaattcaataaaaatattgtaaacatatcttttgtagttcgagaaaaataaatttaaacgtataaaaacggcaaaaatttcaaaaaaaaatttcaaaaattgaaattttttatttattcacaaatttgtgaatgcaatatttgaaaagaattaaaaaacaataaaactgcatttaaaattgaatcatttatttgcaaaacatgataagtccactttttttcaaaattcgtttttttgactaaatttgtactccagggataaccacgtctgtctttaaaatatcaactatttactccatctatatccgattttacagctacgcgaaatatttttttagtatcaaaaacagaataagtcccggacttatcatcttttgaaaataaacaacagcttctttttgtgtaaatggtatattagattaatggctgaaaatcttaagtttaaagctactttaaagttaaattagcagtccggacattgtattttattctcaaatacaattgtttgatagactggggctaaaagcaaaattgcatatccatttaaaaactaatttcacatccgtttattttcaaagtatgataagtccaaacgcgtttttattttttatcttttgagctatagctccaaaaattaaaaacgaaacggtattttgtagctaggcaagagttctacagaatatattttttaataatttttctacgcatatcaaaagaaaatagaacgtttttttcttctcctgaaaaatttaaaatcatggacttatcatgttttgcaaataaatgattcaattgtgtgataggtgaaagcaaaaaccacgaaaacagctaataatttcaaaaaccgaaataaaatataaaaaaaatttttaacgggaaattttgaatgtgatcttttaaagtaactgttttccaaccagaattatcaaacattaaaaaaaaatatgatttaacgcgagagaaaaaaaattttatgtatgagttaaaaattttccatacaaatttgtatggggaaagtatgaccctagaggcacgggttaatgacccccaaaaaatttttttttgctaaattccccttatttaggccctaagctttcgatctagggggtgtcatccccgaaaacatcactttgggaaataacggacaccctaatgtatatgtgTGTAAATACAAAACGGCGGGAAATGTTAATGATTCATTTGATGAATTATAATTATCTAAACTAATGTTTTGATAATAAATGTAAAGTGCAACCATGAATGATGTTCGcctagatttttattatttgattgcTTAATAAATCTGTCAAGTTCTACGAGCCATTTCAGTTCATTATTTAACATCCATTTTGcccataaaaaattttttttaccacgataaattgtttaaaacaaaaatttataataaaacatGAAATTTTTCTATGCAAAACCTCAAGTTTGCTTCATAACTTCTACTTTTTCTGGAAGTTGAGAAAATTGGAAGTTGATAAACTCTCGAgtttaaaatcgaaagttatAAACGTCAACttttagtgaacaaaatcaaattcgaaagttgaagataaaaatcctcaagttatgttcaacttctagtgaacaaaatcgccctaaaggcttggccacaccggagggtatgcggtagaggtacgggtagcggtaacgatatttgtatgaaaaaaatttcacatctgaacgttgatatgtcagtttggaatttttttcatacaagtaccgttacctctacccgtaccgctaccgcataccctccggtgtggccaagcctaaGCTcactgtaaaaaaataaaatcacaactcTTTGCGTGCGACCAGAAATGTTAAAATTCAACGAACAAACtattaaatatttagttttattttcgtATGTTTACTTACTTGCAGTTAGGCTGCTATttattccgtcaattccattataatctttgaacaacaacaacattttgaAGGTGATACCACCAAGTGCTTATGGCTAGGGTTACAGTACTGTTTTATGGATGCcaaaaattactagactaagcaccacatacaaatggaataaaggagtctgatgatcggattggcatccgtgaaacagtactgtaactctagccataaacacttTGTGGTAAGAACCTTCAAgatattgttgttgttcaaagattatatcaaatatttatttttagacaTTTTCCAAAAATCCGAAAAGAAAATCCTGTAAGTTAAGAGAGAAAACAATACAGTAAAACCTGTTTAATTGGACCACCTTTCGGACCGAAGAAAAGTGGTCCGATTAGGAGGTTGTCCACTTATAGAGGTTCCTTTTTAATCGGACCggtccatttaaaaaaaaaaaattctctcatTCATACCTCTAACCCACTTAAAAATGGCAAtaacattaacatttttttttttcaaatcaatttcacAATAAAATCAACTTCAAAAACTCTATTGCACTGTCAAATTGTTTCCTTTgccaagaaacgaaaaataaaattaaacattttgagGAATCCCCGCATATAACAAGTATAACTTTGCAAAATtggccaagaaaaaaaaaatgcgatgcATACGTACATGAACATTGAACACacatgtttcatatttttgacttttggtCCAATTAAACAGGTAAAACAATAAGCAAAGAATGTTATGAAGGTGGTCCATGGTCCGATTAGCAGTTGTCCCGAATTATAgagggaaatttgtatgaaaaatagcaGGGAAAGCAATAAGTGCGGTCCAAATAGGAGGTGGTCCGATTATAGAGTGTCCCAATTAGCAGGttttactgtatttttttcgaatttcttaCTTTTGTAGGCattggtacctacatttttcaagaaaaccaagctttcaaaataaactGTCAGTAACATACTTATAAAGAAATTTCTGTGAAACATGTTGAACTATTTCGATTAagtagtatttaaaaatttagttatTAAAGTCAAAAGCAATTAACATACATCGTATGGttttttacagaaatgtcacatggtgATATAAAGGGTTAAAAACTACCTCCAATATTTTACACAGTTCAGAGCACTCTAGAAACTGTTGATTGATGTAGGTATGCAATGTATACACCAACTGTAATTTAAAATTCAGGGTTTCCTACTTGTTGCAAATAGAATCTTTTAATGTATAAAGTGTCTATGAAAAAGGCACTTCACattgaaatcgattttttgtttcGTAAAATCTGCTCGGCACATTGTTTACGATACGTAAACGCATTAAGatcgattttaattcgattttttttttgttgaaaggaattcgacattaattATTGATTTGATCACGATTAAATCTTTCTTTCATTCattctaaaaaataaacaaaatgtatgAAACCATAGCAAAAAAGAGTTATCGATTTGATAATAATCTTATGAAGAGCAAAggcttttagttttattaaactATCCCATGCCTCCAAAATTAACGTTTTAGATAATTCTCAATTAAGTTATTgatcaataaaaaatgtaataagaAGTTGATATGTTTTAAATtgcattatttataatttttttttttctaaatttttgccgttctaaatttttagggctacaaaattaaattaatgttaAAACTGAAACACAATTATTATTACATACATTACAATGGTTTGACAAACATCTTTTTAGATTTATTATTCTaatcttaaatcaaatttatggagggaaatccctctggacgacagctttttcaataattttttgttggaaaaccgaaagcatttattaaaatttggaaaagtgtatgatattattgacattataaattttgacacaatttttcttgaagtaaaaaaaaaaaaaaaacaaaatggcaacTCTACAGCTCTataaagttgacgcctcgatTTTGCGCTGTGCAATGCTCAGGTCAggtaaagttttcgttttcgtataGTGGTAGGTTCGGAACGCATGgatttcgggactatctagagacttatgaggcttcatttaaggctaagaccactgaaaatagtttcttcggttgataaattaatttattaggcaaaaaaaaaaaaaataatacaaaaataaaaaattccagagagATTTCCCCtcttaataaaactttttttttatcaaatattttggagttgctttttttaattttttaattcttttcctttttactgagaaatgttttttaacttgcggaatataatacagtaaaacctATTTGGACCGCACTTATTGCTTTCCCtgctatttttcatacaaatttccctcTATAATCGGGACAACTGCTAATCGGACCATGGACCACCTTCATAACATTCTTTGCTTATTGTTTTACCTGTTTAATTGgaccaaaagtaaaaaatatgaaacatgTGTGTTCAATGTTCATGTACGTATgcatcgcattttttttttcttggccaATTTTGCAAAGTTATACTTGTTATATGCGGGGATTCctcaaaatgtttaattttatttttcgtttcttggcAAAGGAAACAATTTGACAGTGCAATAGAGTTTTTGAAGTTGATTTTATTgtgaaattgatttgaaaaaaaaaatgttaatgttaTTGCCATTTTTAAGTGGGTTAGAGGTATGAatgagagaattttttttttttaaatggaccGGTCCGATTAAAAAGGAACCTCTATAAGTGGACCACCTCCTAATCGGACCACTTTTCTTCGGTCCCAAAGGTGGTCCAATTAAACAGGTTTTACTGTATCTGTGTATTATTTCTTAATTTGTTGGCAGCTCAGTAAGCATTTTACACTGTAAAACTAGTACAAACAATTGCttcaaattattattagtatttagggggaagtggtcacccttcgtacacggtcacccttcgtacagtgagcataaaacaaaaactaaacggtattcaaacacgtgcttactagtgtgcatagacatagtaggcgccgagctactagataaattttgaatcctaagtgcaacggattcggtcgccacaagactttttgtgttttttagtgctctgagtaatttttttatgtacattttatgtcatgttgtgtttaagttaagtatgtttttggctaaacagtactgaagaattgttgtttaaagtgttaaatttgtgttttaattataaatattgcaaaatctcagtacattttttcaaaaatcgatttttctgcattatgtacagcttggggagcattcgtacagtcaaacatggggcacattcgtacgcatacgtatgcccgccagtaaattttcttcagcagataacaatcaaaacacggagttacagttttattgaaacgaaatttaaacctctataataagtatttcgcattctatagtgaattaaggttggtatttttatatatgtaaataataatttgtttcagaatcatcaaatcgcgaaaaattaagttttttatttgtttttgtttttttctgagtcaagttcaattaattgataaattaataagtaattaaatgttttaaaactcatatttggcatttgacaaatcaaaagttagtcaaattaacgttttaaatatcctgtacgaatgtaccccatgtgctgtacgaaggtaccccacgggtggggaggattcgtacaaaaatctaatcccagtaaaatggctattactatttaagcctttgatttagaagtgtaaaatttttttctaaagtgtaataatatacatgttacaaataaagtccattttctcgaaactggagtgagtaaataaataactaaaaaaaaataagtaaaaactgtacgaagggtgaccacttccccctattattatttttaatcctTTAAGTCCAGTCAAATAAGATTTCAACTTTGGTATAAATTGAAACATCTTAAGGGTCAAAGGGCGATaaagttttccaaaattaacaaaaatatgcattcttTTATAACAACATTGGGTTCATGAATTGCATTAATGATGTTCTTCT
This DNA window, taken from Episyrphus balteatus chromosome 2, idEpiBalt1.1, whole genome shotgun sequence, encodes the following:
- the LOC129909576 gene encoding uncharacterized protein LOC129909576; translation: MQAIVDSNKKFIDVHCGEPGAMHDARLFRRSHFYRKICEQPDLIIPGGVILGDSAYPDKPYLITPFKDFGNLTRQQNKFNYLHSSTRMVVENAFGLLKTRFRRLKFFEGPNIGFIVNCVVATCVLHNICIDANDLEEWVDLESNDDDSGGGTDMINPENGSAHREQMFSLLLERHLLD